A window of the Tunturibacter empetritectus genome harbors these coding sequences:
- a CDS encoding quinone oxidoreductase family protein, whose protein sequence is MQAIQIHTTGSADVLTLTDLPTPTPGPGEALIRIEASGVNFIDTYFREGRYPAKLPYTLGQEAAGTIVSVAPDVTTFKPGDRVAWCLIPGTYAQFAVAPAARLVAIPEGVTTQQAAAAILQGMTAHYLLHSAYPVQSGDEILIHAGAGGTGLLFIQMAKALGARVFTTVSSEEKATIARAAGADEIIFYTKEDFAAKVKSLTSNKGLPVVYDSVGKFTFEQSLQCLRPRGVAVLFGGSSGAVPPFDLIRLSTMGSLFVTRPTLKDYIATRAELEHRAKDVFDAIANGTLRLRVEHVYPLADAAQAHRELESRATTGKLLLIP, encoded by the coding sequence ATGCAAGCCATCCAGATCCACACCACCGGCTCCGCCGACGTCCTCACCCTCACCGACCTACCCACGCCAACCCCCGGCCCCGGCGAAGCCCTCATTCGCATCGAAGCCTCCGGCGTCAACTTCATCGACACCTACTTCCGCGAGGGCCGCTACCCCGCCAAACTCCCCTACACCCTTGGCCAGGAGGCCGCCGGCACCATCGTCTCCGTCGCCCCCGACGTGACCACCTTCAAGCCCGGCGACCGCGTAGCCTGGTGCCTCATCCCCGGCACCTACGCCCAGTTCGCCGTCGCCCCTGCCGCCCGCCTCGTAGCCATCCCTGAAGGCGTCACCACCCAGCAAGCCGCCGCTGCAATCCTTCAGGGCATGACCGCCCACTATCTCCTCCACTCCGCCTATCCCGTCCAATCCGGCGACGAGATCCTCATCCACGCCGGCGCAGGCGGCACCGGCCTCCTCTTCATCCAGATGGCCAAAGCCCTCGGCGCCCGCGTCTTCACCACCGTCTCCAGCGAAGAAAAGGCCACCATCGCCCGCGCCGCCGGAGCCGACGAGATCATCTTCTACACCAAAGAAGACTTCGCCGCGAAGGTCAAATCCCTAACCAGCAACAAGGGCCTCCCCGTGGTCTACGACTCCGTAGGCAAATTCACCTTCGAGCAGTCTCTCCAATGCCTCCGTCCTCGCGGTGTCGCCGTTCTCTTCGGCGGATCCAGCGGAGCCGTCCCACCCTTCGACCTCATCCGCCTCTCCACCATGGGCTCCCTCTTCGTTACTCGCCCCACTCTCAAGGACTACATCGCCACCCGCGCCGAACTCGAACACCGCGCCAAGGATGTCTTCGACGCCATCGCTAACGGCACCCTCAGGCTTCGCGTCGAACACGTCTACCCCCTGGCCGACGCCGCTCAGGCCCATCGCGAGCTGGAGTCCCGCGCCACCACCGGCAAACTCCTCCTAATTCCGTAA